A window of Streptomyces sp. NBC_01689 genomic DNA:
GGCTCGGGCTCGGCGACGACTGGCTCCGGGCGGTCTGCCACGACAACGGCGCCCGCCTTTTCGGGATCGCGCCCCCGGCCGCGGACGGCCCCGGCTGACCCTCGCAGGGGTTTCCCTGAGAGGCGCCTGTGCGTTTCTCAGAAGAATCACAGGTCGCCGAAAGAATGTTCTCAGCGGGGCCCAGCAAGGTGTCCGCTATGACCACGACCTCGCCCCAGGGGCGCACCGAACTGCTGCGGCCGGACGGGAGCCCCGTCCGAGTCCTGGTGGTGGACGACGAGCTGTCGATCACCGAACTGCTGTCCATGGCCCTCCGGTACGAAGGGTGGCAGATCCGCAGCGCGGGTGACGGACAGGGCGCGGTGCAGAGCGCACGCGAGTTCCGTCCCGACGCCGTGGTGCTGGACATGATGCTCCCCGACATGGACGGACTCGCGGTCCTGGGGCGGCTGCGCCGTGAACTGCCGGACGTGCCCGTCCTCTTCCTCACCGCCAAGGACGCCGTCGAGGACCGTATCGCCGGTCTGACGGCCGGCGGGGACGACTACGTCACCAAGCCGTTCAGCCTGGAGGAGGTCGTGGCCCGGCTGCGCGGACTGATCCGGCGCGCCGGCGCCGCCGACCGGCGCTCCGAGT
This region includes:
- a CDS encoding response regulator transcription factor produces the protein MTTTSPQGRTELLRPDGSPVRVLVVDDELSITELLSMALRYEGWQIRSAGDGQGAVQSAREFRPDAVVLDMMLPDMDGLAVLGRLRRELPDVPVLFLTAKDAVEDRIAGLTAGGDDYVTKPFSLEEVVARLRGLIRRAGAADRRSESTLVVGDLILDEDSHEVFRAGDNIHLTATEFELLRFLMRNPRRVLSKAQILDRVWSYDFGGQANVVELYISYLRRKIDAGREPMIHTRRGAGYLIKPAVS